The Mytilus galloprovincialis chromosome 2, xbMytGall1.hap1.1, whole genome shotgun sequence genome has a window encoding:
- the LOC143063605 gene encoding D-aspartate oxidase-like, which yields MTNIAVLGAGVVGLSTAINIKRALPHVCVTIIADKFGTETTSHGAGGIFKPTAKLLPGVPESIARKWTVDSWKWFSGLTLSSQAGISGNQMVAGYYFCNEEVKNPLYADYVYTFSRMTDDELRSLNMYNNYKYGYHITTVITYVKKYLPWLTKLYLDDGGKFEGRRVENLNELVGKYDVVVNCTGLGSRKLCNDDKIHAVRGQLIKLRADWIKYWMYTDDGKYILPNGDLTIIGGVRQADNYSLELDEQDKQEIQQKCYKFWPPLQGAQIDSEWVGLRPSRSPLRLEPEIMNLSSGKLKVVHNYGHGGVGIAMSWGTSLHATELVKDMLQSHSHL from the exons ATGACAAATATTGCTGTTCTGGGTGCTGGGGTTGTCGGACTATCTACTGCAATCAATATAAAGAGAGCCCTGCCACATGTATGTGTCACAATTATAGCCGATAAGTTTGGAACTGAAACGACGAGTCACGGTGCAGGAGGTATATTCAAACCAACAGCAAAACTACTTCCCGGTGTACCGGAAAGCATTGCAAG aaaatggACGGTTGATTCCTGGAAATGGTTTTCTGGTTTAACATTATCGTCACAAGCTGGTATCTCCGGAAATCAAATGGTAGCTGGATACTATTTTTGTAACGAAGAAGTTAAA AATCCATTGTACGCAGACtatgtatatacattttcaaGAATGACGGACGATGAATTAAGAAGTTTGAATATGTATAACAATTATAA GTATGGTTACCATATAACAACAGTGATAACATATGTAAAGAAATATCTTCCATGGTTAACAAAACT atatttagatgatGGAGGAAAATTTGAAGGAAGACGAGTAGAAAATTTAAACGAG CTTGTAGGTAAATACGACGTTGTAGTGAACTGTACTGGACTAGGAAGTAGGAAACTATGTAACGATGACAAGATACATGCAGTCAGAGGTCAGTTGATAAAG TTGCGAGCTGATTGGATAAAATACTGGATGTATACAGACGATGGAAAGTACATATTACCCAA TGGAGATTTAACGATAATTGGTGGCGTCAGACAAGCTGATAATTACAGTCTAGAATTAGACGAACAAGATAAGCAggaaattcaacaaaaatgttaTAAGTTTTGGCCTCCACTTCAG GGGGCGCAAATAGACAGTGAATGGGTAGGTCTACGCCCATCAAGGAGTCCATTACGTTTAGAACCTGAAATAATGAACTTGTCATCTGGAAAATTAAAG GTCGTTCATAACTACGGACATGGTGGCGTTGGGATTGCTATGAGTTGGGGAACCAGTTTACATGCCACAGAACTTGTTAAGGACATGTTGCAGTCACATTCACATTTATGA